The Periplaneta americana isolate PAMFEO1 chromosome 10, P.americana_PAMFEO1_priV1, whole genome shotgun sequence genomic interval aagaagaaattagaaACACTCAGTAGACTCAATAAAGGAGAGCCCTTGAAGACCATTGCTACAGAGTTTGGAGTTAGGATTTCTACTGTATAGGATTAGAAGAAGAATCGTAAAGAAATTCGAGAAACAACAGAGACAAAATATGAATCACTTGATGACGTGTTATTCGTATGGTAAAGTGATCACTGGACCATGGCATTCCCAATTTAGCTCCAATTTTACAGAAAAAGCACTAAGCTTACAAAGAAAGCAACTTCTTCATTTATGGCAAGTCTAGGTCAGTTTTGAAAACTCATCATGGAGTACGTCAACATGCAGTATCTGGCAAGGGCCTTTCTGGCAATACTATGGGTAGTGAACATTTGAAAAAGACACCtacgaaaataatttattctgaaaacCTAAAGCAAGATCAAATTTATAATGCTGATATAACTGGTCTTTTTTACAAGGTACTACCAGGAAAGATTTTAGATTCGAAATCAGAAGATTTGGCTAGGAGTTACAAAAAGAGCAAAGAGGGATAACATTCCTTGCTTAGAGTAAAGCTTCAAGGTAACATAAATTACCCTTGTACTGATTGGAAAATATGCTAAACCACGTGCTTTAAAGCGTTGTACAAacatttcttcttagccagttgtTTACAAGTTCCAAGAAGAGTGCTTGAAGGAATAGTGCGATTTTTAAAGAATGGCTCTTTCAAACATCATTCAAAGTGTTAAAAGTCACTTAACATTAGATCTGCTATTGAAAGTGATACTGTTTGTTGGCAATGTCCCATCTCACCCATCAGAGGGAGAACTGGTTAGTGGGGGTATCAAATTAAATTTCTTCAGTCTGGCTGATATGCACGTCTATtataattatcaggcagtacatctcacttgacgatatgtgtcagagaaagaacaattgtttgtatacatccgaaatctgattagtggaatatgtggcTAATCAGTGATGTAAgcaatggagaggaaaaggaactggccaccctaacccattatctcctggcctagttgtctcataagtggtgccatgttggtatcacttgtcttcagacagttgactaacaatGTAACAGCATTAATACAGCCCATGAATCAGGGGATCCTTCAACTTTAAATCACTGATTGAGGAAGCAGTTTCTCAGTAAACTTAAAGAAGAGGAAGCtgatgaaaatgaagaaagatgCACTGTTAACATGTTAAGACTGAATAAACACTAAGAATGTAATTTACATGGCTCCTTCATCTTGGAACCAAGTGAGTGAATTGACAATTGTTAAGTCCTGCAAAAATATCTAGTCTGAAATTACAGAATTTTCCTGGGAAATGGTTGACAATGAAACTGACCCTTCAGAATTTGTCTGAATACAGGACTATTACACACTGGCCTGCAAAAATAGTGGATCATTTCGTACAAACAGATCATCAATAAACCACCAATTTAGATAGAGCATTATTAAATTGAGTAGGTTTTATGACTatagaaagatttattaaatatttttccagaaGAATATGAAGTTCAAAGGTCATAAATTGCCACCCCATGAGCCACTTTCCACATCTAAGTATCAAGCTAGTCAATCACTGTGTAgcggttagcacgcctgaccgtgaaatgagaagccctgggttcaaatcctgtttggtacaagttacctcgttgtgtttttccgaggttttcctctcaaccactcgaagcagaactgctgggtaaatttcggtgttggacctcgaactcattttgtCTTCATTAGCTTCAACTTCATATATCATCTTTAATAGTTTCAGGTTGACCAGGAGATTGGGCAGACATAGTGCCAGGATTCATCTACAGATGTCAAGTCTGGGGGAGCTGCACAGATTCCAGAGAGGTGTAGAGGCTTTCACAGCAGACTGGCAGACCAGGGAGTGTAGCTCTCTCAGACAGATGacgccttggtgagtcgtggtATCTATGGTGCTGCaatcttcaggtcaatataggatgcTGCAAAGATGTAGTATGTGagttgcgaacagatgccatcgatttGAGGAGGCAACAGAGAACATCACAGGGAGACAGATGTGGACTTTGTCAGAACTGGATactgtagctgaatcgataagagGCACCAAAGCCTCAGGCTGAGCTGCTTTCCGACCTTCCTCTGAACAAAGAAAACAGTGCCAAGTTGTGTGCTTCATGGTTTTACAACACTAAGCAACAATAAAAGATTTCAAATTTGATAAGTTAAGAAGCCTCTTGGTCGAGAAGACTTTGCAAGAGCTGTCACGTTGAGGATGGATGAAGCATTCATTTTATGGATAATGCTATCAGTGCCTCATTTGGAAGCATATAATGTGCCCTATGACGATTCTGTGAACTCAGTATCTATCATAGATGACCAGGATCAAACCATTGGTGGTCTACATTCACCAGGGATGACAGGTTTTTGGTTTTCTATGTCTTACCAGATCCCACATGACTACAGTCCAGTCAGAAATCATCTTGATGCAGTCAGAAACGTCACTGTGAATGAGGGCACTGTTAGAGGAAGACTCAAAGAAGCAAGTTTCACCTCAAGAAGACTGCAATTGCTCCACAACTCACCTCCCCAGTACCAGGCAGCGCAATTACATTTCGTGTGtcaacactactgggtgttcagttcaaaatgtgtcatggctcactgtatgccgtcatgtggctagccgatgagcctagagaattcaatcttcctacacttccgcagaggtgtataacctatgaggcagagaagttgcctagcaagtacggcgttcattctgaagagtatgtaccgatacgtacggtaacgccggtagtgccaggaatgtgaactgtttggaaatacgtactgttgggatatggggagagggttaagacgattacttacgtatttgttgacattaacttcgacggtcaacatggacacggagcatttgatttgtgttgtggaatgttaccgtacgcaaccgatgataacaaataccctacgtacgacttgctggcgcaaaacacagttcgaaagaggttatggtagcacacagactgtacagaccgccatctgttgctatgacattcaaattataccgtacacgttctcaagttcagattgaagaacgccttaaataataggcaacttctctgacatataagctgaaactcacttcaaatcgggacccaacaacagtgacgtcatgacacactttgaaatgaacacccagtagaattgGACTGTGGACCAGTGGTCAATGGAACTATTCACAGATGAGTCACGATTTTGCCTCCAGTCACCCGAAAAGTAGAGAGTGAGAGTATGGAGAAGGCTTCGGGAGTGATATTTCCCTTGTAACTTCTAAATAATGCTGTTGCAGGTGGCTCTGTCATGGTATGGAGCTGTATCAACTTTGGGATCTGGACAGAGGTTGTTTTCGTCAATGCACATCGAGAGATAATGGAGGGGTTAGCATACTATATAATCTCTTTCACTGTCTTTGTCGGCGAAAATTTCATCCTTGTGCACAACAATGCCCACCTCCATGCTACTCAGTGCATGAGAGACACTTTCATGATGGTGGGATACAAATTCTGCATTGGTCAGCATGCAGCTCTGATTTAAATCCTATTGAACATTGTGAGATTTTCTCGGCCAAAGTGTCCAACGTTGCAACTTAAACACCCTGAATGAAATGTGGTCTGCATTATAGGAGAAGTGGAACCTCATCCCTAAGGacctgttggtcagcatgctgtgATGAATGGAGGCTGTCACTGCCGCCAAAGATTATAACACCGAATATTAGGAGATAACATAAACACATGATGACAGATTCAGTGGCATAATCATGTGTAAGCCATTGTCTCATTAAGTCGATGAAATGCATTACTTGAAATTTTGCATAAATTGTTctattttaaaacttcaaaataaacTCCAAACAAAAAGAGTTTTGATGACAGAAACTGAAGTGCACAGAATACATATTAACTTCATTTTATAATAAGTCTGCcagaatgtagaaaaaataaagaataaactataAACTTAATGTATTTCTTAATAAATTAGGTGATCACTTTTTTTGCTGGTCAGTGTAGACTAGGACACCGACATCCTAAGCAGTACGCCACACTTCTATGCCAGGTTACATCGGGAGGCTAttgaaatacataaacacaaaaacaactttaactGTAAGGAGGAAGGACTCAAGGTCAACAAAGCTTGGTATCCAGCCCTCAGAAGCACACATATCAAACCCTTTCTCCGACAATTagacactatgataaacaatcagAACACCGAAGCCACTGGTGTGGACCGCGGCGACAATGACAAGCCACAACCGTCCACACCTTAAATATCGACGTGCTACCAGTCTCaatgccagttcctgatacacacagcagatctctccgcacacgtgtaccacgccactgaagacgtccaccggagtagtggacaAAACATTTGGTTGTAACACTGACAGACCACGGCcatctagcccggaaaatacccATCCTATcaacaccggccgtgaaagcctacattctaagattAGTGTAGACTAATGTTTAGATGTAGGGATTGATGCCCTGAACTTGTGGTTACAGAGTGACAAGGATGGTGAGCTCCAATTGTTAGATGAAGACATTGTGGCACCTTCAACTAATGCCAATGTGGAGGGTGATGGCAGTTCTGATGACTAGGCAGATATACAGCCAAAATAATATTTCGAGTCACAAAGAAGCAACAATGACGCATGAGAATGTGTTAACATACTTAGAAGGGCAATGTGATATGGCACCAACTGAACTCATGATGGTGAAGCTTCTACAAGACCGAGCAGCATGAAAACGTCATGCTaagctgaaacaaaagaaactcaCAGATTTCTTTATGTAGAtgtgtaaataaaattatgtacattGTCCTAACTGAAAACGAACTTATACTGTACGTATTAGTTAAAGatcaatatacataaatataaataatttgttttgtatatattCAACTAAATAGTGTTGTATTTTGAAGTGCAATAACATTTATGTAAACTTATTTATGACATTAATGAGTTTCCTGGATTATCTAGAGTTTCGGTTGTCCTGGTGCTGTTTGATGCAGATAAATATGGTTCcattatggtaataataatttaatttaaactcttaaatgaatataattatgtTCAGCATACAAGCTTAGTCAGTGCAAGGAAATAAGTTCATGTTTGCTCCTGTGTACGCTATTCATAATTCCTGTTCatttatttcatgatatttacatTCAGCAGTTATCACTAACTCATCGGAATAATCTATAATGTCAGGAGCATTCATATTTGAGAGTGAAGGAGCAGATTAGGATCAGTATGTTCGTGCTCTGATGGATTGTGAGTGCCTAATACATATAGGGGAATTATTGATTAGGATATCACTACGAATGTTTAGACCCTGAAAAGAACCAGCTTGAGAAATGTCATGGGTTTACTGAGGAGTAGAAACCAGAGTTGTAGGTGctaaactgaaaaaaattaatgacaccGAGTATTGTACTTCAGTGGATGTGATGTTGGTTAGAACCATTTTAAGGTCTTACTCACAACACTCAGATATCTAACAAAGCAGAGCTGGGTCACAAAGTCTGTGAATCTAGTGAAGCAACCTTAATAATTTGTATGTAACAGTTGAGACCATTCATTTAAACTTGCATTTGAAAAGCGAGCATCATCTAGTGAAATCACCCACAAGCCTACATTAGCAGAAGCCATAGCTAATAGTAGGGAATGGTGTGATCTTCGTCAATGTTTACATACTTACATACCAATGAGAAACTTATGTagagcctatacatatgtaggttgtaatgaaaAATTAGGTTCCCTTATtagttaggttattttatgtattattattaatgtaattattgtgtataattgtactgtgtattcttattgtattgtgtatataactgtagtgtgtattgtataattgtattgtgtattgtaattttattgtgtataccattgccactgggtgcttgcccacttgcagtgtaaataaatacatacatacaattaaacAGCAAACACGGGGTTGCATCATTAGTTACAGTTCACTACCACTTTCAAACACAGCAGTATTATTTATGATCCATACATATGAAGCATTGTACTCTTGAAAAACAAATGTGTAGGATGAAACTCTTGTTTTCATTTTGAGAGCTAGAAGAAGACTACCTGTAACATAATTAATGAAAGTGATTGACTAAGCTTCAAAAGGTGTCAATAATTCTTTGTATCAAAATTTATAGGGCAGAGAATACCATCAAAAGAAGTTCAAGCCAACTCGTGAAACTTCAAGGCTACAGGACTTCTtcccaatgattttttttttaagtaggttattttacagatgctttatcaatatctttggttatttaacatctgaatgagatgaaagtgataatgctagtgaaatgagtccggggtccagcaccgatagttatccagcatttactcacattgggttgagagaaaaccccggaaaaaacctcaaccaggtaaactgCCCtgaccaggaattgaacccgggccacctggtttcgcggccagacacgctacccattactccacaggtgtggacttttccaATGCTAAAAAAATAAGCACTTTGTGTCTCGTGGATCTGAAATTATCAGGGTAACAAAACTCacttttatttctacttctaAAATATGATTTCTACCAGATTTCTCATTTccttcacaattttaaaatacttaCGTGAACTTAAGGGTGTTTGTATATAAATTCAAGGCAGCTCTATTACTCTTGCGGACATGAAGTGATACATATTTAGCATTGAAACATTCCACCATGGATGTAGATGCTTGGTCCATCAACTTCTGAGCTAAACCCAGTCTCCTATGGAAGAAATAAGAATACAAGTTATGTACACAAAgtatgcatttatttttaatacctcGAGAATTGTTTCAGCAGCCTTATGCCCGGTTTCTGAAAAGACAGTTACctatacatacagagttatctaaGATTCAATGCGCTCATATGTTTGAAACGAGTTTcggaaacaacagttatcgtcatctttacagttatttgtgcttcaactggtaactgtgcctcagcctgtagttacctggctgttagtactgactcgaacaaataccgacatgcagtgctactgcattactgtttcataaattataataactgatattaaacaATATGAACCAgaatttactatattatcggtataattaaaaaaatttggcattttaattacgtaacttacggtaaatgttctagtttctatgacatattaggaatgttaaatgttatgttttatttaacaacgctcgcaactggagaggttatatcagcgtcgccagatgtgccggaatttttcccacaggagttcttttacatgacagtaaatctactgacatgagtctgtcgcatttaagcacacttaaatgccatcgacctggcccaggatcgaacccgcaaccttgggcatagaagaccagcgctataccaactcgccaaccaggtcgacgacatattaggataataatgtgtgtttgtaaaaacaatttcgaatatcttaagcttaattttcttcataaacttcagattctatgtcgtcagtcaacgaatattttattcttgggtgttctccaatgccaatggtatttccGTCTCCAAAAAGTCCATTTgaacacatgaaagcattcatatggacgaatgtaacatatttttacattaccaATATTGCTGCCATAACCACCACAGCTGACTGTGGTTGCAGTTTTATAGCAGAAATTACATCTAGCCCTCTCTCCACTAGTACTATTTACCTCAATGATCACGCCAAATAACAACAATCATTgcctttttaatcatattacgattgagatggaagtgtatATGTACACTATTGTTTATCACAAGATTCCTTAATTAAAAACCCTTGCTCCTACTAGTACAGAGCTCACTGCCATTGAGCTACCAAAGCTGCAacagatagtaaaagacttagggtgggaatttctcaaatcaaggcgacgaaaaatcaGACTGAGTGCaatgtttaaggcacaaatgagacacaaagcatggaccgacatcagtgctagattagtaacaccatcatacttaggcagggctaatcatattaggaagtttaaatgcagaaaacaaagaacggacatggcaaaattttcctttgttaatcgcacaatagtagactggaacagtttacctgcggcaatcttccagggtggtcctctcaaaatcaatacatttaaggaaaggttgagaagaatagattgaaaatttaattttaagtgcagtgtaattatctaagttgtgtcatgtaattaattaagttgatatgtaattacttaagttgataatagttgggtttaatagaagcaCTTACACATTATATTTACTGTTGCTTATAGTAGGTGTTATTACACCATAGTTGTTAtatatagtcctaggtttattgcatttatttatagttagatttaaatttacgtttattttatttttttattgttgtaattactgtaccgttattattgtatattatatatcactgccaccggatgtATACCCAGTTGTagggtttatatatatatataaattttcagttcaataaatattttcagtactGTTTATTTTGGCGCATACTGTACAAGAGAAGAAGTGCTGAAATTGTACAAAACTTGTTTGAAACTTTGAAACTACTAACAGTGACAGAAATGGAACACACATACTCTAAACAACCCCTCTCTTACGTTAAAATGGAAATGAAGGTTAACATGttaaatgactggaatgcaaTGTGGTTAAATAGTTCAAATGgccaaatcacaaaatcactatattttcccacagttaaagatagactaacTGCAAAGAATTATAAACCATCATACATATCCacgcaatttatgactggacatggaaaatttaattcatatttcgaacgtttcaaaattgacaacccaaacggctcttcatgttccgtgaacaccccacacaaacagtcgaccacctgttattcGAGTGTCCGCTAaaagaacgcaagagataccggctagaaacccatcttagcatgtgcgatacaactttcttaCCACCATTAACAAAAGTTTTTCTGAAGCAAAGTtgcttaaaggaatttcacagatttattacagatgtatttaagaccttgtagaaataatagtaattagtaacagtgtcctatttattcttcttggagccaaatttgtaacttttaaaagtgtggttactatgttgaagtgtatgtgttgtaacggatgcttgatttgttatgtatgtgagtcatagttatgggatgcttgatgtcgtcacaatgtcgtaattatattttgattgtgtttgtgtgaccattgtgtattaatttatgatgtatggtacggaaagatgcatatttgtgttatagaattgttatgtatgtgtgttgttaatgtttttgtgtgtctcaaattgatgcctgaCGTTTGTTTTGCAAccacaatgcctaatttacggattgtttatgttttgtttacattgcgtaagctaatttaattttcttttccattcctctttatgcttatcttttttttgtgtaaaactacagccctaacatacatatgtaaaatatggctaacccccattggagatacaataataataataataataataataataataataataataataataacaacaacagtgaCAAATTTCCTCAAAATCGTCAGATCCTGAAATAAGTCCTTGGATTATGATTATGACCCTGAAGCAATAGCCCAGCCTTCACAGTGGAAGTCACCTGAATTTCTACATCAAAGAAGGTGGAGCAAAGCTGGAACTACATTCGAAGTCATGTTTACAGTTATTTTTATTATGGTGTTGTCCACCATCAGTACATCCCTCGAGGTTAGAAAATTAATAAGGATTACTGcagtaagaagaaaaaacaaCCCAGCTGTGGACAAGTGGTGACTGGCAGCTTCATCATGACAATGAACTTAAATATTTGTCATACCTCGTGCACGACTTTTGGCAAAGTGTCGCATCATCCAAGTCTTTCATCCTCCATGCGAGTTTACAGCAGAACGCCAAAGTGAGCAGTCGCGTGTGCACAACTCGCTTACACAGTATAAaggctattggcctgaggaagaAGCGAAGAATACAGTAAGAGAAGATGGAACAGTGGTTACAGAAAGAGACATCAGGAAATGATAAAGTAAGTGAATTAAGTAGAGAGGAAAGAAATAATAAGGCAGGCTTGAATCAAGTAGAAGTAGAAATGAAGAACCAGGCTTTAGAAAACTTAAGACTAAAGGTAGAAAACATCAGTGAAAAGATTGAAGAGTTGATGgcagagaataacaaattaaagaagaagatgaGTGACTACGATCGCAAGATGAAGAAAATTAACTTAATAATTTTCGGAGTCGATGAACAGGAGTGAATAGTAATGAGTTCAGGAACCCACAAactgacgtacgaggaagtgtaaaGACGATGGCACAGCAAGAAGACAACAGTAACGAGATCATGCAGCGTAAgcggattcctagtctccatacgatggcggtaaggttagcgcaccccagaaggaatgctgacaataatgGAACAAGCAACATGGGCGCTAGAAAAAAAACGAGGGGTGATAAAAAGataaaccaagagtcaggaagtgatagggaagaaagtagtgtaaagaataagggtgcaagtgtaagtggaaatctattatgtgaaagtgaaagcttgggggggggggaaataaaagaggaatatagtgacaatggattaggtggAAGCAGAatagtgaaagtgagcgcaaataagaatgagtgaaaatagtgagtaagggttaagagaagtgaacaagtgacagcataaaattagtactaacaattTGAACGTTGgaatagtaaatgaataaaaggtcaaaaaacaaataggtcaaataatccaatataataatttatagagaaaaattgaaattgagattttagtgaatagtagttagaggaaaaggggggtgtgaaagaagtatataatattagatatattaggattaatgaacaaatagagaataacaaacgaaatgtaggagaaatactgaaggggagattgaccaagtaacaaaaaaggtgcatagtgtaattgggagtatctgtgtagacgtgtactgcaaataatgtgttattgtaataatatgttaatggtggcaccggatataGAAATGT includes:
- the LOC138707679 gene encoding N-alpha-acetyltransferase 10-like isoform X4, encoding MNIRCARPEDLMNMQHCNLLCLPENYQMKYYFYHGLSWPQLSYVAEDERGNIVGYVLAKMEEDSEDDPHGHITSLAVKRSHRPIAFILCKRVVHTRLLTLAFCCKLAWRMKDLDDATLCQKSCTRRLGLAQKLMDQASTSMVECFNAKYVSLHVRKSNRAALNLYTNTLKFT
- the LOC138707679 gene encoding N-alpha-acetyltransferase 10-like isoform X5, which produces MEEDSEDDPHGHITSLAVKRSHRPIAFILCKRVVHTRLLTLAFCCKLAWRMKDLDDATLCQKSCTRRLGLAQKLMDQASTSMVECFNAKYVSLHVRKSNRAALNLYTNTLKFTISEIEPKYYADGEDAYAMKRDLVSFASQNIGRPDFSSSSNHEIKSSVHDFDKKDKKD